From the genome of Streptomyces sp. NBC_01260, one region includes:
- a CDS encoding sensor histidine kinase has translation MRRMPPRTLRGQLTAGLVILLALACIAVGVTTALALRGFLLGRLDEQLTASGGRFSASLEHEVEPDADNRPDTRGQADSTFGARLLNGTVTQAAVVDDTADRSLPLTADDRRSLADIPSDGHGRSIHLSALGAYRVVAVRGDDQDVLITGLPLHPVEATVHRLEAVEAALFGAALVITGIAGALWVRISLRPLRRVTARAAEVAGLPLASGEIAMPGPLADTDARTEVGQVGDALNHMLGHVEDALTRRQASEERLRHFAADASHELRTPVANIRGHAELALRHHGPVPGEVRHALVRIDGESQRMTRLVDDLLLLARLDAGRPLEHQPVDLTLLILNATDGARAAGPAHRWLLDLPEEPVTVTGDAHRLQQAIGNLLANARTHTPPGSEVTIRLTSDETHVSLSVSDNGPGIPEDLQQEVFGRFVRADHARSRSTGSTGLGLAIVHAVITAHGGTITVTSSPGHTTFHLELPH, from the coding sequence GTGAGGCGCATGCCGCCTCGCACCCTGCGTGGCCAGCTCACCGCCGGACTCGTCATCCTGCTCGCCCTCGCCTGCATTGCCGTCGGAGTCACCACCGCCCTCGCTCTGCGGGGATTCCTGTTGGGGCGCCTGGACGAGCAGCTCACCGCATCCGGCGGCCGGTTCTCCGCCAGCCTGGAACACGAAGTCGAACCCGACGCCGACAACCGCCCCGACACCCGAGGACAGGCGGACTCCACCTTCGGAGCCCGCCTCCTGAACGGCACCGTCACCCAGGCCGCCGTCGTCGATGACACGGCCGACCGCTCCCTCCCCCTGACCGCCGACGATCGCCGCTCGCTGGCAGACATCCCTTCCGACGGTCACGGCCGCAGTATCCACCTCTCCGCGCTGGGCGCCTACCGCGTCGTGGCAGTGCGGGGCGATGACCAGGACGTCCTGATCACCGGCCTGCCCCTGCACCCGGTCGAGGCGACCGTCCACCGCCTCGAAGCAGTCGAAGCCGCACTGTTCGGTGCCGCTCTCGTCATCACCGGTATTGCAGGAGCCCTGTGGGTACGGATCTCCCTGCGCCCGCTCCGACGGGTCACCGCCCGCGCGGCGGAAGTAGCCGGACTGCCGCTCGCCAGTGGCGAGATCGCCATGCCAGGACCGCTTGCCGACACCGACGCGCGCACCGAGGTCGGCCAGGTCGGCGACGCCCTCAACCACATGCTCGGCCACGTCGAGGACGCCCTCACCCGGCGTCAGGCCAGCGAGGAGCGACTCCGCCACTTCGCCGCCGACGCCAGCCACGAACTGCGCACCCCCGTCGCCAACATCCGCGGCCACGCCGAACTCGCCCTACGCCACCACGGCCCCGTTCCTGGAGAAGTACGTCATGCTCTGGTGCGCATCGACGGCGAATCGCAGCGCATGACACGCCTCGTCGACGACCTGCTCCTCCTCGCCCGCCTGGACGCCGGCCGGCCGCTCGAACACCAGCCGGTCGATCTGACCCTGCTGATCCTCAACGCGACGGACGGCGCACGCGCTGCCGGCCCGGCCCACCGCTGGCTCCTCGACCTGCCCGAGGAACCCGTCACCGTCACCGGCGACGCCCACCGGCTGCAGCAGGCCATCGGCAACCTCCTCGCCAACGCCCGCACCCACACTCCGCCGGGCAGTGAAGTCACCATCAGGCTCACATCCGACGAGACCCATGTGTCCCTCAGCGTGAGCGACAACGGGCCAGGCATCCCCGAAGACCTTCAGCAAGAGGTCTTCGGCCGCTTCGTCCGCGCCGATCACGCCCGCTCCCGCAGCACCGGGAGCACCGGACTCGGCCTCGCCATCGTCCACGCCGTCATCACCGCCCACGGCGGAACCATCACGGTCACCAGCAGCCCCGGACACACCACCTTCCACCTGGAACTCCCCCACTGA
- a CDS encoding ArsR/SmtB family transcription factor, with protein MGHGADAKNTATTRERLDVVGATDVAATLQALATPSRLRILARLQEGPCAVGDLAEAVGMEASACSHQLRLLRNLGLVTGERNGRSIVYALYDHHVAELLDQALFHVEHLRLGLRDMPSAEASASTA; from the coding sequence ATGGGTCACGGAGCCGATGCCAAGAACACCGCCACCACCCGCGAGCGCCTGGACGTCGTGGGTGCCACCGACGTCGCGGCGACCCTCCAGGCCCTGGCCACCCCCTCCCGCTTGCGGATCCTCGCCCGTCTCCAGGAAGGCCCCTGCGCGGTCGGCGACCTCGCCGAAGCCGTCGGCATGGAAGCCTCCGCCTGCTCCCACCAGCTACGCCTACTGCGCAACCTCGGCCTGGTCACCGGCGAACGCAACGGCCGCTCGATCGTCTATGCCCTGTACGACCACCACGTCGCGGAACTCCTCGACCAGGCCCTCTTCCACGTCGAGCACCTCCGCCTGGGGCTGCGGGACATGCCCAGCGCAGAAGCATCAGCCTCGACGGCGTAG
- a CDS encoding heavy metal translocating P-type ATPase, with the protein MPSVLLQHPQAATPTASGAAPRRRTRVFALAEARWAAASLVLFLIALPLQLSGAPAWAWGPLYAAAYVTGGWEPAWAGLTALREKTLDVDLLMIVAAIGAASIGQVMDGALLIVIFATSGALEALATARTQDAVRGLLDLAPSTATRLADDGSEETVVTEDLAVGDTILIRPGERVGADGRVLEGSSEVDQATITGEPLPVAKEAGDEVFAGTLNGTGAMRVKVERDASDSVIARIVAMVEEASGTKAPTQLFIEKVEQRYSLGMVFATLTVFLVPLGFGADLTGSLLRAMTFMIVASPCAVVLATMPPLLSAIANAGRHGVLVKSAVVMERLGQIDAVALDKTGTLTEGTPQITDIRPLAGSGLHENALLALAAGAEHPSEHPLARAVVDAARARGLAIPDMEDFTSAPGTGVTATVDGHTIAVGAPARLLSDTDAASAEAAAVAENLEHEGRTAVLVQRAGAPVGVLGVADRLRPDATATVAALTTLTGSAPMLLTGDNPRAAALLADEVGISDVRAGLLPQDKVTAVQELEKAGAKVLVIGDGVNDAPALAAAHTGIAMGRAGSDLALETSDAVIVRDELATVPTVVSLSRAARRLVVQNLVIAAVFISGLVIWDLAGHLPLPLGVLGHEGSTVIVGLNGLRLLRDAAWLRAAAPARSRR; encoded by the coding sequence ATGCCTTCTGTCCTGCTCCAGCATCCCCAAGCGGCCACTCCGACCGCATCGGGTGCGGCGCCGCGACGCCGCACCCGAGTGTTCGCGCTGGCCGAGGCCCGATGGGCCGCGGCCTCGCTGGTGCTGTTCCTGATCGCGCTGCCGCTGCAACTGAGCGGCGCCCCGGCCTGGGCGTGGGGCCCGCTGTACGCGGCGGCCTACGTCACCGGCGGCTGGGAGCCGGCCTGGGCCGGCCTTACGGCGCTGCGGGAGAAGACCCTGGATGTGGACCTGTTGATGATCGTGGCCGCGATCGGCGCGGCGTCGATCGGGCAGGTGATGGACGGCGCGCTGCTGATCGTCATCTTCGCCACCTCCGGCGCCCTGGAGGCGCTGGCCACCGCCCGCACCCAGGACGCGGTCCGCGGTCTGCTCGACCTCGCCCCCTCTACGGCGACCCGCCTGGCTGACGACGGGAGCGAGGAGACGGTCGTCACCGAGGACCTCGCCGTCGGCGACACCATTCTCATCCGCCCCGGCGAGCGGGTCGGCGCCGACGGCCGAGTGCTGGAGGGGTCCAGCGAGGTCGACCAGGCCACCATCACCGGCGAGCCGCTGCCGGTGGCGAAGGAAGCCGGCGATGAAGTATTCGCCGGAACCCTGAACGGCACCGGGGCCATGCGAGTGAAGGTCGAGCGGGACGCCTCCGACTCGGTGATCGCCCGGATCGTCGCCATGGTCGAGGAAGCCTCCGGGACCAAGGCGCCGACCCAGCTGTTCATCGAGAAGGTCGAGCAGCGGTACAGCCTCGGCATGGTCTTCGCGACCCTCACGGTCTTCCTGGTGCCGCTGGGCTTCGGCGCGGACCTCACCGGATCGCTGCTGCGGGCCATGACCTTCATGATCGTCGCCTCGCCGTGCGCCGTGGTGCTGGCGACCATGCCGCCGCTGCTCTCCGCCATCGCGAACGCCGGACGCCACGGCGTCCTCGTCAAGTCCGCCGTCGTCATGGAACGCCTCGGCCAGATCGACGCGGTCGCCCTGGACAAGACAGGCACCCTGACCGAAGGCACCCCCCAGATCACCGACATCCGCCCGCTGGCCGGCTCCGGCCTGCACGAGAACGCCCTCCTGGCGCTTGCCGCCGGCGCGGAGCACCCCAGCGAGCACCCGCTGGCCCGCGCAGTCGTCGACGCCGCCCGCGCCCGCGGCCTGGCCATCCCGGACATGGAGGACTTCACGTCCGCCCCCGGGACCGGAGTCACCGCCACCGTCGACGGCCACACCATCGCGGTCGGCGCCCCCGCCCGCCTCCTCAGTGACACGGACGCGGCTTCCGCCGAGGCCGCGGCTGTCGCCGAGAACCTGGAACATGAGGGCCGCACGGCCGTCCTCGTCCAGCGTGCCGGCGCGCCCGTGGGTGTCCTGGGCGTCGCCGACCGGCTGCGGCCCGACGCCACCGCTACCGTCGCCGCCTTGACCACGCTGACCGGCAGCGCCCCGATGCTGCTGACCGGTGACAACCCGCGCGCCGCCGCCCTGCTGGCCGATGAGGTAGGCATCAGCGACGTCCGCGCAGGGCTGCTTCCCCAGGACAAGGTCACCGCGGTCCAGGAACTGGAGAAGGCCGGCGCCAAGGTGCTGGTCATCGGTGACGGTGTCAACGACGCCCCCGCGCTGGCCGCCGCCCACACCGGCATCGCCATGGGGCGGGCCGGATCAGACCTCGCCCTGGAGACATCCGACGCGGTCATCGTCCGCGACGAACTCGCCACCGTTCCCACCGTCGTGAGCCTGTCCCGCGCCGCCCGGCGCCTGGTGGTGCAGAACCTGGTGATCGCCGCAGTATTCATCTCCGGTCTGGTCATCTGGGATCTTGCCGGGCACCTGCCGCTCCCACTCGGGGTCCTGGGGCACGAGGGATCGACCGTGATCGTCGGCCTCAACGGACTGCGGCTCCTGCGCGACGCCGCCTGGCTCCGGGCCGCCGCACCCGCCCGGAGCCGGCGTTGA